The window GACAGCGCCTACATCTCCGAGGGCAAGGTCAGCTACCTGTGGATCGCGTACGCGAACCCCGGGCATGCGGAGGCCTTCGTGTCGACCGAGGCGGCCTACTGCGCCGGGGCCACGGGCAAGTTCTGGCCCATGCACGACATCCTGTTCGAGCGCCAGGACGAGTGGAGCGGCGCCGCCGATCCCTATGAACTGTTCGTCGGGTACGCGGAGGAGATCGGCATCGACCCCGAGTCGTTCGGCTCCTGCGTGCGGAACAGCATGCTCGCCCCGCTCGTGCTCCGCGACTACACCAGCGTCACGCAGGCCGGGATCTCGAGTACCCCCTACTTCATCCTCGGCGACAGCGTGGCCCTTCGCGGCGCCGCCGACTTCGGCACCTTCTCCTCGGCCATCGACACCCTGCTCATCCTGAGAGGCGGCGACACCCAGCCACAGTAGCCGGGCATTCCCCACGCCGCACACCGCCCGCCGCCAAAGGATGAATGAGACCCTTGTGAGCCTCCGGGGTCCTATTGGGGTCTATTAGGGGTCCCATAAGGGTTCTTACTCTGGACGGCTCATGTGAAGGTCGTAACCCAATGGGGTATCGACGGCAATTCCGAGGGCCCGTGGGCGGGGACAGAGCGCGTTTGCGCCTCCGTATCCGGCCAAGCTACCCTGCTTCAAGCAAGATTCAGCAGGCCCCTGCGCGCCGGGTCGAACGTATAACGGTCGGCTATTCAAACGGACGCAGGGGCCGTTTCGTTGGACCTCAAGCCTCGCCCGACGCGAGGACTTGCGGGGACACCCTGGATCGT of the Candidatus Palauibacter australiensis genome contains:
- a CDS encoding thioredoxin domain-containing protein, whose amino-acid sequence is MNARFRFGSIGSTVAFAGLLSGIVVVVAGCAAEAEAGSMQERSIVPPDAQVARERADRSRIKGEEGAPVRVVEISDFQCPYCRQFHVQTLAKIDSAYISEGKVSYLWIAYANPGHAEAFVSTEAAYCAGATGKFWPMHDILFERQDEWSGAADPYELFVGYAEEIGIDPESFGSCVRNSMLAPLVLRDYTSVTQAGISSTPYFILGDSVALRGAADFGTFSSAIDTLLILRGGDTQPQ